A genomic segment from Cryptosporangium phraense encodes:
- a CDS encoding NAD(P)-dependent alcohol dehydrogenase, whose protein sequence is MRAVQLSRYDTSPVLTEVPEPTITGPLDVVVRIGGAGVCRTDLHVIEGQWQQKSGVTLPYTLGHENAGWVHAVGPAVTNVSVGDPVILHPLATCGLCPACRLGDDVHCENSRFPGIDSDGGYADLLKTNARAVVKLDHSLQPADVAALADAGLTAYHAARKAAAALRPGHKAVIIGAGGLGHIGIQVLRALTPAELIVVDRSWEALGLAEQLGAQHIVASDGSEVDAVRDLTDGHGAEAVLDFVGEGGAVEAGLGMLRRAGNYYVIGYGGELRVPMIDVISTEVNFVGNLVGSYTDLAELMVLAAAGAVTLHTRRYPLSSYSDALDDLDKGEVRGRAILVP, encoded by the coding sequence ATGAGAGCCGTGCAACTGTCCCGGTACGACACCTCACCCGTCCTGACCGAGGTACCCGAACCCACGATCACCGGCCCCCTGGACGTCGTCGTCCGGATCGGTGGCGCCGGGGTCTGCCGCACCGACCTGCACGTCATCGAGGGCCAGTGGCAGCAGAAGTCCGGGGTGACCCTCCCCTACACGCTCGGCCACGAGAACGCCGGCTGGGTCCACGCGGTCGGTCCCGCGGTCACGAACGTGTCCGTCGGCGACCCGGTGATCCTGCACCCGCTCGCGACCTGCGGCCTCTGCCCGGCCTGCCGCCTCGGTGACGACGTCCACTGCGAGAACTCCCGGTTCCCGGGCATCGACAGCGACGGCGGCTACGCCGACCTGCTCAAGACCAACGCCCGCGCCGTCGTGAAACTCGACCACTCCTTGCAGCCCGCGGACGTCGCCGCGCTGGCCGACGCGGGCCTGACCGCGTACCACGCCGCTCGCAAGGCCGCGGCCGCGCTCCGCCCGGGGCACAAGGCCGTGATCATCGGCGCCGGCGGGCTCGGGCACATCGGCATCCAGGTGCTGCGCGCGCTCACGCCGGCCGAGCTGATCGTCGTCGACCGGTCCTGGGAGGCGCTCGGCCTGGCCGAACAGCTCGGCGCCCAGCACATCGTCGCGTCCGACGGCAGCGAGGTGGACGCCGTCCGCGACCTGACCGACGGGCACGGCGCCGAGGCGGTGCTGGACTTCGTCGGCGAGGGCGGTGCGGTCGAGGCCGGCCTCGGCATGCTGCGCCGGGCCGGCAACTACTACGTGATCGGGTACGGCGGCGAGCTGCGCGTCCCGATGATCGACGTGATCTCGACCGAGGTGAACTTCGTCGGCAACCTGGTCGGCTCGTACACCGACCTGGCCGAGCTGATGGTGCTGGCCGCCGCCGGGGCGGTCACGCTGCACACCCGCCGGTACCCGCTGTCCTCGTACTCCGACGCCCTCGACGACCTGGATAAAGGCGAGGTCCGCGGCCGCGCCATTCTCGTCCCCTGA
- the groL gene encoding chaperonin GroEL (60 kDa chaperone family; promotes refolding of misfolded polypeptides especially under stressful conditions; forms two stacked rings of heptamers to form a barrel-shaped 14mer; ends can be capped by GroES; misfolded proteins enter the barrel where they are refolded when GroES binds): MAKDLRFSKDARVLLEAGVNALADAVKVTLGPKGRNAVIEKLTGPPTITNDGVTIAREIQLRDPFANMGAQLVKEVAMKTNGVAGDGTTTATVLAQALVREGLKAVEAGANPMFLKTGIQKTVAALVSALRSSAVEISSVQELAHVATLAANNDPEIGEIIARAMHRVGPGGVVTVDESATFGLDVDFVDGVELDHGFISPYMATDKQRMETVFERPYILLTNERITQIQTLMPILEQVTRAQRPLVIFAETVDGPALGMLVANNVHDTFRSAVVRSPGFGHRRLAELEDLAAITGGAVVTGDAGQDLASLRLDQLGTCDRITITESSTTIVGGAGDEGQVSARIEQIKSELERTDNEHDQDHLQLRIARLSGSVAVIHVGAATGVELKELQHRVEDSLSATRAAIEEGVVAGGGVALVHAGRSIGSLDLSGDAALGRDLVLRALAEPLRWIAINAGYSGEEVVARVSSLDPGQGFNALTGEYGDLVADGVIDPLKVTRSALQSAASIAALLLTTETLVVEEIVQNPGAIVAPGFGDLAEGMVRPSNIY; the protein is encoded by the coding sequence ATGGCCAAGGACCTGCGGTTCTCGAAGGACGCCCGGGTACTGCTCGAAGCCGGAGTCAACGCCCTCGCCGACGCGGTGAAGGTGACGCTCGGCCCGAAGGGCCGGAACGCGGTGATCGAGAAGCTCACCGGACCGCCCACGATCACCAACGACGGCGTGACGATCGCCCGGGAGATCCAGCTCCGCGACCCGTTCGCGAACATGGGCGCGCAGCTGGTCAAGGAAGTCGCGATGAAGACGAACGGGGTCGCCGGCGACGGCACCACGACCGCCACCGTGCTGGCCCAGGCGCTGGTCCGGGAAGGGCTGAAGGCGGTCGAGGCCGGGGCGAACCCGATGTTCCTCAAGACCGGCATCCAGAAGACGGTGGCGGCGCTCGTCTCGGCGCTGCGCTCCTCGGCGGTCGAGATCTCGAGCGTGCAGGAGCTCGCCCACGTCGCCACGCTGGCGGCGAACAACGACCCGGAGATCGGCGAGATCATCGCTCGCGCGATGCACCGGGTCGGCCCCGGCGGCGTGGTGACGGTCGACGAGTCGGCGACGTTCGGCCTGGACGTCGACTTCGTGGACGGCGTGGAGCTCGACCACGGGTTCATCTCGCCGTACATGGCCACCGACAAGCAGCGGATGGAGACCGTGTTCGAGCGGCCGTACATCCTGCTCACCAACGAGCGGATCACCCAGATCCAGACGCTGATGCCCATTCTCGAGCAGGTCACCAGGGCCCAGCGCCCGCTGGTGATCTTCGCCGAGACCGTCGACGGGCCGGCGCTGGGCATGCTGGTCGCCAACAACGTCCACGACACGTTCCGCAGCGCGGTCGTCCGCTCGCCCGGGTTCGGGCACCGGCGGCTGGCCGAGCTGGAGGACCTGGCCGCGATCACCGGCGGCGCGGTCGTCACCGGCGACGCCGGGCAGGACCTCGCGTCGCTGCGCCTCGACCAGCTCGGCACCTGCGACCGGATCACGATCACCGAGTCGTCGACGACGATCGTCGGCGGCGCCGGGGACGAGGGCCAGGTGTCGGCGCGGATCGAGCAGATCAAGAGCGAGCTCGAGCGCACCGACAACGAACACGACCAGGACCACCTCCAGCTGCGCATCGCCCGCCTCTCGGGCAGCGTCGCGGTGATCCACGTCGGCGCCGCCACCGGCGTCGAACTGAAGGAGCTGCAGCACCGGGTGGAGGACTCGCTCTCGGCGACCCGGGCCGCCATCGAGGAGGGCGTCGTCGCCGGAGGCGGCGTGGCGCTCGTGCACGCGGGCCGGTCGATCGGGTCGCTGGACCTGAGCGGGGACGCGGCCCTGGGCCGCGACCTGGTGCTCCGGGCGCTGGCCGAGCCACTGCGGTGGATCGCGATCAACGCCGGGTACTCCGGGGAGGAGGTCGTCGCGCGGGTGTCCTCCCTGGACCCGGGGCAGGGGTTCAACGCGCTGACCGGCGAGTACGGCGACCTGGTCGCGGACGGGGTCATCGACCCGCTGAAGGTGACCCGGTCGGCGCTGCAGAGCGCGGCCTCGATCGCGGCCCTGCTGCTGACGACCGAGACGCTGGTCGTCGAGGAGATCGTCCAGAACCCGGGGGCGATCGTCGCGCCGGGCTTCGGTGACCTGGCCGAGGGCATGGTGCGGCCCTCGAACATCTACTGA
- a CDS encoding Nramp family divalent metal transporter, with translation MFMRREPGPLVLAVRGPGPVRVANGPSRTVVRYLGPAFVAAVAYVDPGNLATNVTAGASYGFTLLWVIVVANLAAMLVQYLSGKLGIATGLSLAEACRERYPKPVSVALWLQAEFVVIMTDLAEVVGGAVALNLLFGVPPTVGAVLTVAGMLVILAAQQRGRRPFEAVIASLLGVLVAAFAYQTLRAGVSPAEAVGGLVPRFAGTDSVLLSVGIVGATVMPHAIYLHSALTQSLRARGSRARKVAVRATLVDVVLALAIAGSVNVAILLGATSLSSASSLEEAYAGYGGATAAVFATALLVSSLAASAVGVYSGQVVMQGFIRRSIPLWLRRSVSVLPALVILLLGVDPTSALVLSQVALSFGVPFAIFPLLGFTGDRRLMGDLVNRRATRYAGYAVGGLIVGLNAYLVSAVLL, from the coding sequence ATGTTCATGCGCCGGGAGCCGGGGCCTCTGGTCCTGGCGGTGCGGGGCCCCGGGCCGGTGCGGGTCGCGAACGGGCCTTCGCGGACGGTGGTGCGTTACCTCGGCCCCGCGTTCGTCGCGGCGGTGGCGTACGTCGACCCGGGCAACCTGGCCACGAACGTCACCGCCGGGGCCTCGTACGGGTTCACGCTGCTCTGGGTGATCGTCGTCGCGAACCTGGCCGCGATGCTCGTCCAGTACCTCTCCGGCAAGCTGGGCATCGCGACCGGGCTCAGCCTGGCCGAGGCGTGCCGGGAGCGGTACCCGAAGCCGGTGTCGGTGGCGCTCTGGCTGCAGGCCGAGTTCGTCGTGATCATGACCGACCTGGCCGAGGTGGTCGGCGGAGCGGTCGCCCTGAACCTGCTGTTCGGGGTGCCGCCGACCGTCGGTGCGGTGCTCACCGTGGCCGGGATGCTGGTGATCCTGGCCGCCCAGCAGCGGGGACGGCGTCCGTTCGAGGCGGTCATCGCGTCGCTGCTCGGGGTGCTGGTGGCCGCGTTCGCCTACCAGACGCTGCGGGCCGGGGTCTCGCCGGCCGAGGCGGTCGGCGGGCTGGTGCCCCGGTTCGCCGGGACCGACAGCGTGCTGCTGTCGGTCGGGATCGTCGGCGCGACCGTGATGCCGCACGCGATCTACCTGCACTCGGCGCTGACCCAGTCCCTGCGGGCCCGCGGGTCCCGGGCGCGGAAGGTCGCGGTGCGGGCGACGCTGGTCGACGTGGTGCTCGCGCTGGCGATCGCCGGGTCGGTGAACGTGGCCATCCTGCTCGGTGCGACGTCGCTGTCGTCGGCGTCTTCGCTGGAGGAGGCGTACGCGGGCTACGGGGGCGCGACCGCGGCGGTGTTCGCGACCGCGCTGCTGGTGTCGTCGCTGGCCGCCTCGGCGGTGGGCGTCTACAGCGGGCAGGTCGTCATGCAGGGGTTCATCCGGCGGTCGATCCCGCTCTGGCTGCGCCGGTCCGTGTCGGTGCTGCCCGCGCTGGTGATCCTGCTGCTCGGCGTGGATCCGACGAGCGCGCTGGTGCTGAGCCAGGTGGCGCTGTCGTTCGGGGTTCCGTTCGCGATCTTCCCGCTGCTGGGGTTCACCGGGGACCGGCGGTTGATGGGTGACCTGGTGAACCGCCGGGCGACGCGGTACGCCGGCTACGCGGTCGGCGGCCTGATCGTCGGGCTGAACGCCTATCTCGTGTCGGCTGTACTGCTCTGA
- a CDS encoding TetR/AcrR family transcriptional regulator, which translates to MASSDPRARRSRSALESALLELIAGSDLAQISVSDLTRRAEVNRSTFYEHYTDVHDLAASACTGLFDELVTSLPFADRRLADEPVPADNPLVPLFSHVARHAALYRSLLGPDGSARVINHLLHRLRASTRANLQLADERLADDHTDGLIAGAILAVIVDWLHDDDRTTSDELAAAVWPHLVATALLHGPPSYADSRSISPRASASNTSSAQLRR; encoded by the coding sequence GTGGCGTCCAGCGATCCCCGAGCCCGCCGGTCACGGTCGGCGCTGGAGAGTGCGCTGCTGGAGCTCATCGCCGGCAGCGACCTCGCCCAGATCTCCGTCTCCGACCTCACCCGCCGGGCCGAGGTCAACCGCTCCACGTTCTACGAGCACTACACCGACGTCCACGACCTGGCCGCGTCGGCCTGCACCGGCCTGTTCGACGAACTGGTGACGAGCCTGCCGTTCGCCGACCGGCGCCTGGCCGACGAGCCCGTCCCGGCCGACAACCCGCTGGTCCCGCTGTTCAGCCACGTCGCCAGGCACGCGGCTCTCTACCGCTCGCTGCTCGGGCCGGACGGCAGCGCCCGGGTGATCAACCACCTGCTGCACCGCCTGCGGGCCTCGACCAGGGCGAACCTGCAGCTCGCCGACGAGCGCCTCGCCGACGACCACACCGACGGCCTGATCGCCGGCGCGATCCTCGCGGTGATCGTCGACTGGCTGCACGACGACGACCGGACGACGTCGGACGAGCTGGCCGCGGCCGTGTGGCCGCACCTGGTCGCGACCGCGCTGCTGCACGGCCCGCCGTCCTACGCGGATTCGCGCTCGATCTCGCCGCGCGCCTCGGCCAGCAACACCAGTTCAGCCCAGCTGCGCCGGTAG
- a CDS encoding helix-turn-helix domain-containing protein, whose protein sequence is MDEVSPTLARRMLLSTLQRLHKADGRSTDLIGAEVGVDGSTVARWLAGGKRKLRAHEIRGLCEVYGVDEDTKNQLVRLAQDAGSRNVTQRLSWFATYQFGMFLDLERDAHRVVTFESTVVPGLLQTEGYAREVILAGAPAAELNEADVQERVQLRMERQKVLRRDRPAELLAILDEAVIRRPIADADAMRAQLAHLLEMAERPNVTIQVIPFSAGPHAAAATGPFVLLSFDHLGEVPGEIAYGENPANALYMETKEETDRYRSVADHLLSQALSPEASAEMIAGAMKEPVTPEEERDDPSKP, encoded by the coding sequence GTGGACGAGGTCAGCCCCACGCTTGCTCGGCGCATGCTCCTCTCGACGCTGCAGCGCCTCCACAAGGCCGACGGGCGCTCCACCGACCTGATCGGCGCCGAGGTGGGCGTCGACGGTTCGACGGTGGCGCGCTGGCTGGCCGGCGGGAAGCGCAAGCTGCGGGCGCACGAGATCCGCGGGCTGTGCGAGGTCTACGGCGTCGACGAGGACACGAAGAACCAGCTGGTGCGGCTGGCCCAGGACGCCGGCAGCCGGAACGTCACCCAGCGGCTGTCGTGGTTCGCGACCTACCAGTTCGGCATGTTCCTCGACCTCGAACGGGACGCCCACCGCGTCGTGACGTTCGAGTCCACAGTGGTACCCGGTCTGCTGCAGACCGAGGGGTACGCCCGCGAAGTCATCCTCGCCGGGGCGCCGGCCGCCGAACTGAACGAGGCGGACGTCCAGGAGCGGGTGCAGTTACGCATGGAGCGTCAGAAGGTGCTGCGCCGGGACCGCCCGGCGGAGCTGCTGGCCATTCTCGACGAGGCGGTCATCCGTCGCCCGATCGCCGACGCGGACGCGATGCGCGCACAGCTGGCGCACCTGCTCGAGATGGCCGAAAGGCCGAACGTCACGATCCAGGTCATCCCATTCTCGGCCGGACCGCACGCAGCCGCGGCGACCGGCCCCTTCGTCCTTTTGTCGTTCGACCATCTCGGGGAGGTGCCCGGGGAGATCGCCTATGGCGAGAACCCGGCGAACGCCCTGTACATGGAGACAAAAGAGGAGACGGACCGGTATCGATCTGTTGCCGACCATTTGCTCAGTCAGGCACTGAGCCCGGAGGCGTCAGCGGAGATGATCGCCGGTGCGATGAAGGAACCCGTAACACCCGAGGAGGAGAGGGATGACCCATCTAAGCCCTGA
- a CDS encoding DUF397 domain-containing protein: MTHLSPDLDVRRARWRKSVRSGTNGNCVEVGTARAAIGVRDTKDDGRGHVLAFTRPAWSAFLDGCKAGEFDR; encoded by the coding sequence ATGACCCATCTAAGCCCTGATCTGGACGTGCGCCGGGCTCGCTGGCGGAAATCCGTGCGCAGCGGCACGAACGGCAATTGCGTGGAGGTCGGCACCGCGAGAGCGGCGATCGGCGTCAGAGACACCAAGGACGACGGACGCGGCCACGTGCTCGCGTTCACCCGCCCGGCCTGGTCCGCGTTCCTCGACGGGTGCAAGGCCGGCGAGTTCGACCGCTAG
- a CDS encoding thiolase family protein, with the protein MAQPVIVSAARTAIGTARKGTLAQTPAEDLATAILTETVRRSGIDPARVDDVIFAESLYGGGDLARYAAVVAGMTDVPGIAVNRHCTGSLSSIGLAAAGVASGMEKVVVAGGVNSSSLSPRLSRRVPGTVDQVEPWYPGTHPNTPDAPNTDMSITVGWNSAQEFGITREEMDAWALRSHQRAIAAIDAGKFAEEIVPIKVSTLDGSVVEFAVDEHPRRDTSAEKLASLKVLHPEIEGFSITAGNASGVNDAAAAVTVAGSDQGLEALATIRAWVSVGVEPARTGVGAVRAIEKVLDRAGLSTDDVKLWEINEAFASVPVAACKHFRLDEERVNFFGSGCSLGHPIAASGARMVNTLIYELRRTGGGIGVAAMCAGGGQGGALVLEV; encoded by the coding sequence ATGGCGCAGCCCGTCATCGTCAGCGCGGCCCGCACCGCGATCGGCACCGCGCGCAAGGGAACGCTCGCGCAGACGCCCGCCGAAGACCTCGCGACCGCGATCCTCACCGAGACCGTCCGCCGGTCGGGCATCGATCCGGCCCGGGTCGACGACGTCATCTTCGCCGAGTCCCTCTACGGCGGGGGCGACCTCGCCCGCTACGCCGCCGTCGTCGCCGGGATGACCGACGTGCCCGGCATCGCGGTCAACCGCCACTGCACCGGCAGCCTCTCGTCGATCGGCCTGGCCGCGGCCGGGGTGGCCAGCGGGATGGAGAAGGTCGTCGTCGCCGGCGGGGTGAACTCGTCGTCGCTCTCGCCCCGGCTCAGCCGGCGCGTCCCCGGCACCGTCGACCAGGTCGAGCCCTGGTACCCGGGCACGCACCCGAACACGCCGGACGCGCCGAACACCGACATGTCGATCACCGTCGGCTGGAACAGCGCGCAGGAGTTCGGCATCACCCGCGAGGAGATGGACGCCTGGGCGCTCCGCTCCCACCAGCGCGCGATCGCGGCGATCGACGCCGGCAAGTTCGCCGAGGAGATCGTGCCGATCAAGGTCTCGACGCTCGACGGATCGGTCGTCGAGTTCGCGGTCGACGAGCACCCGCGCCGGGACACCAGCGCCGAGAAGCTGGCCAGCCTGAAGGTGCTGCACCCCGAGATCGAGGGCTTCTCGATCACCGCGGGCAACGCCAGCGGGGTCAACGACGCGGCCGCCGCGGTCACGGTGGCCGGCTCCGACCAGGGTCTCGAGGCGCTCGCCACGATCCGGGCCTGGGTGTCGGTCGGCGTCGAGCCGGCCCGCACCGGCGTCGGCGCGGTCCGGGCGATCGAGAAGGTCCTCGACCGCGCCGGTCTGTCGACCGACGACGTGAAGCTCTGGGAGATCAACGAGGCCTTCGCCTCGGTTCCGGTCGCGGCCTGCAAACACTTCCGGTTGGACGAGGAGCGAGTGAACTTCTTCGGCAGCGGCTGCAGTCTGGGCCACCCGATCGCGGCCTCCGGCGCCCGGATGGTCAACACGCTGATCTACGAGCTGCGGCGCACCGGCGGTGGCATCGGCGTCGCCGCGATGTGCGCGGGCGGCGGACAGGGTGGCGCGCTGGTCCTCGAGGTCTGA
- a CDS encoding SDR family NAD(P)-dependent oxidoreductase, which produces MELSGSSALVVGGAGGFGAATVRRLHAAGARVVIADLQEENGKALAAELGENALFVHTDVTSEESVDAAIASAVEMGPLRANVIVHGGPAAGKRIVNRAGEPYPVATFRRTVEIFLVGTYHVLSKAAAAMSRNEPLDSGQRGVVITTASIAGFEGQVGQSDYSAAKAGVIGMTLTAARDLAPAGVRVMCIAPGVFFTPAYGSMTREEAEARFGNNIPNPKRLGEPDEYARLALSIVDNDYLNGTTIRIDGAQRFNI; this is translated from the coding sequence GTGGAGCTGAGCGGATCATCTGCCCTGGTCGTCGGCGGAGCGGGAGGGTTCGGCGCGGCTACCGTGCGACGGCTGCACGCGGCCGGGGCCCGCGTCGTGATCGCGGATCTCCAGGAGGAGAACGGCAAGGCGCTGGCCGCCGAGCTCGGCGAGAACGCGCTGTTCGTGCACACCGACGTCACCAGCGAGGAGTCGGTGGACGCGGCGATCGCGTCGGCGGTGGAGATGGGTCCGCTGCGGGCGAACGTGATCGTGCACGGCGGGCCGGCCGCCGGGAAGCGGATCGTGAACCGGGCCGGTGAGCCGTACCCGGTGGCGACGTTCCGGCGGACGGTCGAGATCTTCCTGGTCGGCACGTATCACGTGCTGAGCAAGGCGGCGGCGGCGATGTCGAGGAACGAGCCGCTCGACTCGGGCCAGCGCGGGGTCGTGATCACGACCGCGAGCATCGCCGGGTTCGAGGGGCAGGTCGGGCAGTCCGACTATTCGGCCGCGAAGGCCGGGGTCATCGGCATGACGCTCACCGCCGCGCGCGACCTGGCGCCGGCCGGGGTGCGGGTCATGTGCATCGCGCCCGGCGTGTTCTTCACGCCCGCGTACGGGTCGATGACGCGCGAGGAGGCGGAGGCGAGGTTCGGGAACAACATTCCGAACCCGAAGCGCCTGGGTGAGCCGGACGAGTACGCGCGGTTGGCGCTGTCGATCGTGGACAACGACTACCTGAACGGAACGACGATCCGAATCGACGGAGCCCAGCGGTTCAACATTTAG